One window from the genome of Eucalyptus grandis isolate ANBG69807.140 chromosome 7, ASM1654582v1, whole genome shotgun sequence encodes:
- the LOC120295497 gene encoding L-ascorbate oxidase-like, protein MVASGGARGLFYNWEVKQEMMGSSYKEQVVTINGRHPAPTIQAHHQGNRVFVRVTNRLSQNVAIHWHDTQQIQSLGSDGTGDVTFTYIFIVHQLGKSQYDSYYTMQMVAGLHGLIDVLPLYSMAEPFAQRL, encoded by the exons ATGGTGGCATCAGGAGGAGCTCGAGGGCTTTTCTACAACTGGGAAGTGAAGCAAGAGATGATGGGCTCCTCCTACAAGGAGCAGGTTGTCACCATCAATGGACGGCACCCGGCCCCCACCATCCAGGCTCATCATCAGGGAAACAGAGTTTTCGTCAGGGTTACCAACAGGTTGAGCCAGAATGTCGCGATCCATTGGCACGACACCCAACAG ATTCAAAGTCTAGGGAGCGATGGAACAGGTGATGTAACTTTCACCTATATTTTCATCGTCCATCAG CTTGGAAAATCTCAGTACGACTCCTATTACACAATGCAAATGGTGGCTGGACTGCATGGGTTGATCGATGTTTTGCCACTGTACAGCATGGCGGAGCCATTCGCTCAAAGATTATGA
- the LOC104421827 gene encoding LOW QUALITY PROTEIN: LEAF RUST 10 DISEASE-RESISTANCE LOCUS RECEPTOR-LIKE PROTEIN KINASE-like 2.1 (The sequence of the model RefSeq protein was modified relative to this genomic sequence to represent the inferred CDS: substituted 1 base at 1 genomic stop codon): protein MLSCMKKPMIRKIADFIKQWSEHFDDEMKIQGFVSSRRYTYKDIKKMTNSFEEKLGEGGYGCVYKGKLLDGQFVAVKLLKKLKGDAEEFFNEVASISRTSHVNVVNLLGFCFKGSKRALVYEFMPNGSLEKFVFNRSNALEADQQLSWDTLYQISLGIAHGLXYLHKGCNTRILHFDIKPHNILLNGNYCPKISDFGLAKICPREESIVSMLGARGTIGYIALELIIRNIGGVSHKLDVYSYGMMVLEMVGKRRNIEVIVDHSSEIYFPHWIHQHLELQEDLGLCGVMNEEDKGITKKMSVIGLWCIQMDPRARPSMTQVVKMLEGSVEVLQIPPRPIWSSPPRSLAACLAESSSLQNCDDSSWV, encoded by the coding sequence ATGCTTTCCTGCATGAAGAAACCAATGATCAGAAAAATTGCAGACTTCATAAAGCAGTGGAGTGaacattttgatgatgaaatgaaaattcagGGATTCGTCTCTTCGAGAAGATACACCTACAAAGACATCAAGAAGATGACCAActcttttgaagaaaagttaggCGAGGGAGGCTATGGCTGCGTGTATAAAGGCAAGCTTTTAGACGGTCAATTTGTGGCGGTGAAGCTTCTAAAGAAGCTGAAAGGCGATGCGGAAGAGTTTTTCAATGAAGTTGCAAGCATAAGCAGGACTTCTCATGTCAATGTGGTCAACCTCCTGGGGTTTTGTTTTAAAGGAAGCAAAAGAGCTTTGGTTTATGAATTCATGCCCAATGGATCACTCGAAAAATTCGTATTCAACAGAAGTAACGCTTTGGAGGCAGATCAACAATTGAGTTGGGATACATTGTACCAGATTTCGCTTGGCATTGCTCACGGGCTATAGTACTTACATAAAGGTTGTAACACGAGGATTTTGCACTTTGACATAAAGCCTCACAACATTCTCCTCAACGGAAACTATTGCCCCAAGATTTCCGACTTTGGTCTTGCCAAAATTTGCCCAAGAGAAGAGAGCATTGTTTCAATGCTAGGAGCCCGGGGCACCATTGGATACATTGCTCTGGAGTTGATAATAAGGAACATTGGAGGGGTTTCTCACAAATTGGATGTTTATAGCTATGGCATGATGGTTTTGGAGATGGTAGGCAAGAGGAGAAATATTGAAGTCATTGTAGATCATTCCAGTGAAATATACTTCCCTCATTGGATCCACCAACACCTAGAGCTCCAAGAAGATCTTGGACTGTGTGGGGTTATGAACGAGGAGGACAAAGGAATCACGAAGAAGAtgagtgtaataggtttatggtGCATTCAGATGGATCCGAGAGCTCGACCATCTATGACCCAAGTTGTGAAAATGTTAGAAGGAAGTGTTGAGGTGTTGCAAATTCCTCCCAGGCCAATCTGGTCATCTCCCCCAAGATCGCTCGCAGCTTGTCTAGCTGAAAGTTCGTCCCTGCAGAATTGTGATGACTCGAGTTGGGTTTAA